Proteins encoded together in one Amblyomma americanum isolate KBUSLIRL-KWMA chromosome 1, ASM5285725v1, whole genome shotgun sequence window:
- the LOC144115675 gene encoding uncharacterized protein LOC144115675, protein MNTLAIFASILLLAAAVNAGFVGGYGGYGGYGGGYGGGYGGGYGYGGYGRGLGYGGYGGYGGFGGYGGGFGKIIGIGYGGYGGYGGYGGYGGYGGYGGYGGYGGYGGYGGYGGYGGYGGYGKY, encoded by the exons ATGAATACTCTG gcaatctTCGCAAGCATCTTGCTTCTGGCCGCGGCTGTTAATGCTGGCTTCGTGGGCGGCTATGGAGGCTACGGCGGCTACGGCGGCGGCTACGGCGGCGGCTACGGCGGCGGCTATGGATACGGCGGCTACGGACGTGGCCTCGGATACGGAGGATATGGAGGCTATGGAGGCTTTGGAGGATACGGAGGCGGATTTGGCAAGATAATTGGAATTGGCTATGGAGGATATGGTGGATATGGAGGCTATGGAGGCTATGGAGGCTATGGAGGCTATGGAGGTTATGGCGGCTATGGTGGCTATGGTGGATACGGTGGCTACGGTGGGTATGGTGGCTACGGTGGTTATGGAAAATATTGA